Genomic segment of Novipirellula artificiosorum:
TCTTCGAGTTCAAAATCGGATGCGGTATCAAATTCAAGCGAAAGAACTTCAGATTGCGACATGGATAGCTCGGCAGTCGAGGTGTCAAGTCGTTCGCGCTCATCTTACGTTCTGGACACCATCCACTTTCCTGTCCCGCGGCGTCTGGAGGTGACGCGGTGCGGGGAGAAGGTGATGCTGCTGGGAGGGTAGAACGTAAGTGAGCCGAGCGTCTCGACAGGGATTGGGGTCAGGGGAACAATGCTAGCATCGGCAATTGCAGCAATCCCGCTTCAAGACCGGTCAAAAGGGAGCGATCATTCCGAACGTTCCGATTAAGTGGCCGCGTTGGATTGGAGAAAGAAGAGGGTGTTCGGCCACAACGCTTCCTGGGTCGCAGGCCACCCGGTTGGCAGGCTTCCCGATGGATTGCGAAAACGGCACAAACGGGATAAGTTCCTTGCCGGCGAAAGACGGTCACTTCAAGCGAAAGACGGCTCATTTGGATATGCGAATCGATAGCCACCACCATGTTTGGAAGTACTCTGCTGAGCAGTACACATGGATCTCGGAGGAGATGGCGGTGTTGCGGCACGATTTTTGGGGACCCCAACTTCGCGAAATCGCTTTGGCCGCCAATCTGGACGGGTTTGTATCGGTTCAAGCTCGGCAAACGCTCGAAGAAACCGACACCCTGCTGCGATTGGCGGATACGGAGCCCCTGATTCGTGGTGTCGTCGGCTGGGTTCCGCTGGTGTCACCTGAGCTGCCTGAGGTGTTGGCCCGATATGCCGATTGTTCAGCCTTGAAGGGGGTTCGACATGTGGTCCAGGACGAACCGGACGATCAATTCCTGTTGCGAGCGGATTTCAATCGAGGCATCCGGTTGTTGAAACCGTTCGGCTTGGTGTACGACCTGCTGATCTTTGCACGTCAATTGCCCGCTGCGATCGAGTTTGTCGACTTGCACCCCGAACAACCGTTTGTGCTCGACCATATCGCTAAACCCACGATCCAAAACGACCAGTTCGACCAGGATTGGGAGGTCCACTTTCGCGAGCTGGCTAAACGAGACAATGTGGTCTGCAAGTTCTCGGGTGTGGTGACCGAAGTGAGAGATGCGTGTTGGGATTTGGATTCGATCCGGAGGTATTTTGACATTGCGCTCGAAGTGTTCACTCCCAAGCGATTGATGTTCGGCAGCGACTGGCCCGTCTGTTTGCTGAAAACCGAATACTTGCGTTGGCTGCAAACCACCGAGCAGCTTGCGAGTCACCTTTCGACCACGGAACAGGCCGAGTTTTTTGCCAATGCGGCAATCAATGCCTACACCCTTTAGGAACACATCATGCGTGCGATCCAGATCAGTGAACCCAAGCAACTGAAACGAATCGAGATCGACGAGCCCTCGGCACCGGGGGTCGGGCAGGCGCTTGTCCGCACGCACCGCATGGGCGTTTGCGGCACGGACATCAGCTGCTACTTGGGGAAGTTCCCGTTCTTTGATTTTCCGCGAATTCCTGGCCACGAGTTGGGAGTGGAAGTGATCGCAGTGGGCGAAGGTGTTACAAATGTGAAGGCTGGCGACCGATGCAGCGTGGAACCGTACATGGACTGTGGCGAGTGTTATGCGTGTCGGCGCGGGGCATTGAATTGTTGCCAGCGGCTCAAAGTCATCGGCGTCATGATGGATGGAGGGTTGTGTGACTCGTTCCTGTTGCGGGCGGATAAGTTGCACCGATCCGCCCAGCTCTCTTACGAGCAACTTGCGCTGGTGGAAACGCTGGCGATCGGATGCCACGCGAATGATCGTGGCGCACCTGGGTCGGGAAAGTTCGGTGCGGCGGACCATGCGTTAATCATTGGAATGGGGCCGATTGGACTCGCAACCCTTGAGTTTGCTCGGCTGACCGATGCGACCATCAGTGTGATGGATATGAACGAAGCGCGTCTCGATTTTGTTCGACAGCACTACGGCATCGAGAACACGGTGTTGTTCAAAGGTGATGGATCGGAAATCGATCGAATGCAACAAGTCACCGGAGGTGATCTTTACCAGGTGATCACCGATGCGACGGGAAACAAGCACTCGATGTCGGCAGCGCTGACCTATTTGGCACCGACTGGTCGTTTGGTGTACGTGGGCATCACCACAGACGAACTGTCCTTCAAGCACCCCACGATGCATCGTCCGGAAGCGACCTTGTTGGCG
This window contains:
- a CDS encoding amidohydrolase family protein, which codes for MPAKDGHFKRKTAHLDMRIDSHHHVWKYSAEQYTWISEEMAVLRHDFWGPQLREIALAANLDGFVSVQARQTLEETDTLLRLADTEPLIRGVVGWVPLVSPELPEVLARYADCSALKGVRHVVQDEPDDQFLLRADFNRGIRLLKPFGLVYDLLIFARQLPAAIEFVDLHPEQPFVLDHIAKPTIQNDQFDQDWEVHFRELAKRDNVVCKFSGVVTEVRDACWDLDSIRRYFDIALEVFTPKRLMFGSDWPVCLLKTEYLRWLQTTEQLASHLSTTEQAEFFANAAINAYTL
- a CDS encoding zinc-binding alcohol dehydrogenase family protein, whose product is MRAIQISEPKQLKRIEIDEPSAPGVGQALVRTHRMGVCGTDISCYLGKFPFFDFPRIPGHELGVEVIAVGEGVTNVKAGDRCSVEPYMDCGECYACRRGALNCCQRLKVIGVMMDGGLCDSFLLRADKLHRSAQLSYEQLALVETLAIGCHANDRGAPGSGKFGAADHALIIGMGPIGLATLEFARLTDATISVMDMNEARLDFVRQHYGIENTVLFKGDGSEIDRMQQVTGGDLYQVITDATGNKHSMSAALTYLAPTGRLVYVGITTDELSFKHPTMHRPEATLLASRNAMPTDFSRIIGLIEDGTINTDPWVTHRTGFDAVLDDFDAFTRPESGVIKAIIEVT